In the Fusarium falciforme chromosome 6, complete sequence genome, TTGGATTCATGTACAATTTGTCTCATCTGATACGCTGGCTCGTCTGCCGCTCCAAGGATACATACGAAAAAATGCCACCATTTCTCAGACCGACGGAGCTACAAAGAACAGTCCCCCATGCCGCATGGATCAGCACCGTTACCTCGCCAGACGCCCGGGATGCACTCATCAAGCACATGGACCTGAGCCGCTTCCAGGAAATTAGAAGATTAGCTGGAGAATCGCTGTCGGTCAGCTGGCCGTATCCAGACTCGACCGCGTTTGTAGAGTCGCCGGATAAGCAGAGTTTGATGCTGCATCCTGCATTTGAGGCGCATCTTCGAAGGAGGGAGAACTGGGTAGTTGGTAAAGAAGTGTCTAGGGCGTTTCCTTTCTTAGAACCATTTATTAATTGGAGAGAGTGACAAGCATGTAGCTGTAGAATTTAGAAATGAGCTCCAATGGGTGTTTATCGATAAAGCCATGGGAGACTTCTAGGTTTGCAAATGTCTTAAGAGATCACAAATTGAGGGTACTCATCAACCGTTTATAGCACTGAGCCTTCCCATTTCTTGTCTTAATCACATCTAGTAAGAGTACACAAAGGTAGTGTCGCCCTTTCTAGCATTCCTGCGGTTGAGCCACCAGTACTGGAAATTGGTCCAAGTACAAACCGCTACCCCAGCACAAGACAGGGCTACCGTTGCCGTCCAAGCAGTCTGATACCGTGGCGCATCTTTTGCCTGGAAGAGCTGGCCGCTTACGATGCCGGATGTGTTGGCTaccatgatgaagatggccatGGTGATAGACCTCTCACCTGCACTTTTGGCATTCAGTGATACCCAGGAGGCGTGAACGGGGTCTGTATGGTTGTCAATTATTATTCGGGTTCATATGTGAGAAAAGAGGTTCTTTTGAGGATCACGTACGCCAGTTGAAGCTGAAAGCAATGATGAGGGTTAGGATAGCAAATTTTGCATCCACCTTGTCCGTTCTCGCAAGAACTCGGTTCGCAATCTGCCCCTGGGTCAGCATCACTCCGAGGTGACTGTCAACATCATATTTCCTTACAATCAGAGCCCATCCTATAACAACCCCCAAGAGGACCATAGGGCCTCGCTTTCCCCATTTATCACTAACGCTGATCAGTTCCATGCGGTTTTAATTCGTTAATATAGAACTCACGCGATCCAGCCCCAGGCCACGGTAGTGACAAGGAGAATCCAGTATCCGATCGAGGTCATTGCATTCGCTTGCAGTCTTCCGTATCCATAAGTTGCCACGATCGAAGGGGCAAAAGCAAAAAGAGAAGCCTGGGCAGAAAGACAGAGGATGGTGGTCAGGACGTGGCCGATCAGTCTCCAGTTTGTCAACTGGGACGAGTTATTAGTACTCATGGAAATGAATAGGTCGACTCTCATGACTCACAGCTGCCTTGAGCTCTTCTCGGCTGACATTTGTTCTGGCCTGAAGCTTGGTAGGATCGTCACGCAACACACGTGCAGTGAGGATCTGAGCCTCGTGCTCGTTGAAGTATCGGAGCCCAACAAGCGATACCGGGTTGGCCGTTGATCGAGGGAAGAACAATATAAAGGCAACCGCAACGACCAAAGTCAGCATTCCTTCAATCTGTGACATTGTTAGTTCTGGACAAGGTTCTTGAGACTATTAGCTTACTAGAAACAGCCACTGCCACCCTGACAAACCGCCAATGCCTCTCATTCGAAGGCTATGATATGTCAGAAATCTTTCCAAGACTTTCATAGTATTCGAGGCTCACATCCCGAAGGCCAAAAGGCCAGCCGCGCCGTTGGCAGCCATGTTACCAACAAAGAAGACACCAAACCGCTTGCTTGTCTCTTCTTGCTTGTAGAATCTCGTGATGGTGAATAAAGCTGCCGGGATGTACCCACACTCGCAAATACTGTAACATGTCTTAATAAAAATGGAGCATGAGTCTGAAAAAGGGAAGTACATACCCAAGGAGGAAGCGAGTTGCCAAATAGGCGCCGtatccttggcctttgatGAAGGCTTGAAACGTAGCCACCAGGCCCCTGCAGTCATGGTAGTTAATGCCTTGTTGATATTTGCCCTATCCAATTAACATACCAGGCCAGAATTTGGAATCATATCCAAACCGCCGGTCCAACGCGGTAGAGCACGAGATTGGAGGGGATCTAACGGATGTCAGCCGTGTCCAACTCAATGCTAGTGTACTATTACACACCTCGAATAGCACAATGCCCAGATACATGAGCTGGTTGCCAACATTGTACTGAAACTGGTTGATCCCAACCTCTGGCATGAAGTTATCAGTCATTGCATTGCCTCTGTTCTTTGGTTAGTCAAGATCCCGAGAGCCGACTCTGCAGCACCCACATGTTTGACCGATCGAGCTGAAGAACGAAAAAACCAATGATCAGCAGGGGCATGACAGCAAAGTCAATCCTTGAACGATAGATCAGCCTCAAACACGGTGTAAGCAAGGTTCAAGGTCGTGTACCTTCGAACTAGGTTtcgctcctccttggccgaCCACTCGGGTGGTGTCTGGTCTCGTGCAGCATCATCGCTGTCAATCATGACACTGTTGGATTGCTTCTCTGACATTTCGACTGCTAACTGGCCAGTTACTCGGGTGAACAGGTTTGAGCAGAGAAGTGATGATTACTTGCCATCGTAGCATTCGGCATCTTTTAATCGACGCCTTCTTGGTCACGCAATCAGGACCATGCTCAACTGAGAGAGCAACGCAGCCAACCCGTCACTTTTGGGAGTTGTGGATGTTGTGTAACTAACATGACTCATGTACAAGGCTCGGAAAAGCTGGAATTGCCATCTCATTGACTGTATCTAGCACGCAATCGCTAGGTCTGATGATCTACTTTCGCGGAACCAACACCGCATCCTCACAACGACCTATCCCGTGAAGAAGAGCATGCTCGTGAGAATACCACGGAAAGAATAACCTCGGACATCGGATCTCGCCCCCACAACCCGTAGCTCACTTGGATATTTTCCGCTGCCAAGTTGTCGAGCTAACATGACAGATGGTGCAGCTTTTGTGGGGTTAGCCAGGGGAGATATTCGCACGTCATCGGCCCTAAGTATGAGCATCAACTCGTTATCGCGGGCATCTGGGTCGGACCGTGGATTAACTCCGTCGCCGAGCTCAGCGTCAAGTCAAACAAGGGCATAAAACGCCACGGCATGAAGGTACGCTTGATAGGGTGGTCAGTTGCTCTCAATCGGTTATGACTATTCGAACTATCTAATTCTGTTCCCTAGCAGTATGGCGATTGACAAGTCTCAAGGTCTAACCAAGCATAGGTCCGTCCAGACTGTATCAGAAGTGAATCCTGATGAAGTAACGCCCTTACTTTCCGGTGAAACTGACCGGTACGATGTAAGTGCCTCCTATTTTCCCTGATCGATATCCCCTTGGCAATCCGTATCTATCTGGAGTACGTTTTAAACACTAAATACTTACATGAAAAGGAATTGGAGGAAAATGAACGAGCCGAGCCGCCTACGGGTACTCAAACACCAAAGGATGAAGAGCAAAGATCCGTTTTCGGGATCCTATCTGTTCTTCTCATTGGTTGGTGTGACGCTGGTAGCTCCCATGCAAATATTAATTTCATGTCGCAGGCGTCTTTGTCTCCCAAGCAGACACTTCTTTGGTTCTAGCCACATATGGAGCCATTGCGTCTGAGTTCAATGACCTTCAAAACGCCAGTTGGCTTTTGTCGAGTTATATGCTTGCCATGTGCATGGGCCAGCCATTGGTATGACATTTATATCAGGGCTATCAAGAATTGTTGCTGACTTGGATAAGTACGGTAAACTCAGTGATATCTTTGGACGCAAGTTTATGCTTCAGGTTTCATACGGCTTGTTTGCTACCGGCAGTCTACTCTGGTGCGCTTGACTGTCAAAATTTGCGAAGTATCCTAACTTGAATTTTAGTGGTTTCTGCCAATCAATGCCGCAGCTGATTGTCGCTCGCTCGATACAAGGCCTGGGTGGTGCCGGAATGGTCTGCCTCGTCTCAATCATCATTACCGGTAACATGCTCAAACATACCTGTTTGTTGCGATTTCTAACGTGAACCAGATCTTGTACCTCTTCGAGATGTTGCTACATATCGAAGCTACGTCAACGTTGTTCAAACGGTCGGTAGGTCCTCGGGTGGTGCTGTTGGAGGTTTCCTTGCACAAGCAGTCGGTTGGCGGTGGTAAGTGCCCCAAAGCAGCGCAAGATTCAACGCCATTAACGGATATTCCTTAAGGGCACTCTCTGGCCAGGCTCCTCTGACCGTCCTTGCAATGCTGCTCGTTGCCCTAAACCTCGAGACTCCACAGAAGAGTCAAGGCTCAGATGACGAAACCAAGAGTAGCCTCGCCTCAAAGCTAGGAAGGATAGACTTTACTGGGGCACTCTTTATGAGTGTGACCATCCTTTCCTTCTTGCTCATCGTGGACGTTGGTGGCGAGAAAGTCCCTTGGACATCGATTCTCATATTCCTTCTTGGAGGAGTAGGGTTGATGAGCGGGCTGCTCTTTGTGATTGCAGAGTCTCAAGCAGCGGAGCCCATTTTccctcttcatctcctttCCAGTCGCGCTATTCTGACGCCATATGTCATCATCACGATGCAGAACGCCTCGCAAGTTGCTGTACACTTTCCTGTGCCCCTTCAACTATGCTGAATACTGACTTCATATGTAGTTGATGTTTTTCATCCCTCTGTACTTCCAAGTTACCAAGAATGCTACAACCGGCGAGGCGGGAGCCTACATGGTCCCATCGATCGTGGGCAATACAGCCGGAGGTCTTCTTGCAGGCTTTCTCATAAAGCGATATGGTCGTTACAAGCTCCCAACGGTTTTTGCCGCCCTCAGCTCAGCTTTTTGTTTtactctcctcctcatcttttGGCGTGGCCACACTTCTGTTTTGCAGTCA is a window encoding:
- a CDS encoding MFS domain-containing protein, which produces MAIDKSQGLTKHRSVQTVSEVNPDEVTPLLSGETDRYDELEENERAEPPTGTQTPKDEEQRSVFGILSVLLIGVFVSQADTSLVLATYGAIASEFNDLQNASWLLSSYMLAMCMGQPLYGKLSDIFGRKFMLQVSYGLFATGSLLCGFCQSMPQLIVARSIQGLGGAGMVCLVSIIITDLVPLRDVATYRSYVNVVQTVGRSSGGAVGGFLAQAVGWRWALSGQAPLTVLAMLLVALNLETPQKSQGSDDETKSSLASKLGRIDFTGALFMSVTILSFLLIVDVGGEKVPWTSILIFLLGGVGLMSGLLFVIAESQAAEPIFPLHLLSSRAILTPYVIITMQNASQVALMFFIPLYFQVTKNATTGEAGAYMVPSIVGNTAGGLLAGFLIKRYGRYKLPTVFAALSSAFCFTLLLIFWRGHTSVLQSLFVFPGGFATGIAHSTTFVALAAGVEEQDLAIASSGLYLSGSVGAVAGLCSASAAFQSALRSALRKALIGGGIGNAPEVIQKALSDITYVQSLTGKAHSLVVGAYVSSFQVSFLLCIGLASVCLLASLSLNEKRLL
- a CDS encoding MFS domain-containing protein, whose product is MSEKQSNSVMIDSDDAARDQTPPEWSAKEERNLVRRIDFAVMPLLIIGFFVLQLDRSNIGNAMTDNFMPEVGINQFQYNVGNQLMYLGIVLFEIPSNLVLYRVGPAGKYQQGINYHDCRGLVATFQAFIKGQGYGAYLATRFLLGICECGYIPAALFTITRFYKQEETSKRFGVFFVGNMAANGAAGLLAFGILRMRGIGGLSGWQWLFLIEGMLTLVVAVAFILFFPRSTANPVSLVGLRYFNEHEAQILTARVLRDDPTKLQARTNVSREELKAALTNWRLIGHVLTTILCLSAQASLFAFAPSIVATYGYGRLQANAMTSIGYWILLVTTVAWGWIADKWGKRGPMVLLGVVIGWALIIANRVLARTDKVDAKFAILTLIIAFSFNWHPVHASWVSLNAKSAGERSITMAIFIMVANTSGIVSGQLFQAKDAPRYQTAWTATVALSCAGVAVCTWTNFQYWWLNRRNARKGDTTFVYSY